The Virgibacillus dokdonensis genome includes a window with the following:
- the asd gene encoding aspartate-semialdehyde dehydrogenase — protein sequence MSQKSAYNVAVVGATGAVGHKILELLQEKDFPINKLKLLSSKRSAGSKQVFNQEEIMVEEAVPESFEGVDIALFSAGGSVSKKLASEAVKRGAVVIDNTSAFRMDESVPLVVPEVNKEDLKDHQGIIANPNCSTIQMVAALEPLKAKFGLRRIIVSTYQAVSGAGNEACDELANQSQAYLSNEEMKATILPVKGDENHFPIAFNALPQIDLFQENGYTFEELKMINETKKIMHAPDLSVAATCVRLPFFTSHAESVYIEVENEDVMVKDIWEVLQHAEGIVLQDNPKEQIYPTPLAAEGKQDVFVGRVRKDLDNKHGFHLWIVSDNLLKGAAWNTVQIAQELIQNNWLQR from the coding sequence ATGTCGCAAAAATCAGCCTATAATGTAGCTGTGGTTGGAGCAACAGGCGCAGTTGGTCATAAAATACTGGAATTATTACAAGAGAAAGATTTTCCAATAAATAAATTGAAGCTTTTATCTTCCAAACGATCTGCTGGTTCTAAACAGGTTTTTAACCAAGAGGAAATCATGGTCGAAGAAGCAGTACCTGAAAGTTTTGAAGGCGTTGATATTGCTTTGTTTTCAGCGGGTGGTTCAGTTTCTAAAAAGCTCGCTTCAGAAGCTGTGAAACGTGGTGCAGTAGTAATTGATAACACAAGCGCCTTTCGTATGGATGAGTCTGTGCCACTTGTAGTTCCTGAAGTCAACAAAGAAGACTTAAAAGATCACCAGGGAATTATTGCTAATCCAAATTGCTCTACCATTCAAATGGTGGCAGCGTTAGAGCCACTAAAAGCTAAATTTGGTTTAAGACGTATTATCGTATCCACTTATCAAGCCGTTTCAGGTGCAGGTAATGAAGCATGTGATGAGTTAGCGAATCAGTCACAAGCTTATTTGTCTAATGAAGAAATGAAAGCAACTATCCTCCCTGTTAAAGGAGATGAAAACCATTTTCCAATTGCATTTAATGCACTACCACAAATTGATCTCTTTCAAGAAAATGGTTATACTTTTGAAGAATTAAAAATGATTAATGAAACGAAGAAAATTATGCATGCACCAGACCTATCAGTGGCTGCAACTTGTGTACGTTTGCCATTCTTTACGTCTCATGCAGAAAGTGTATATATTGAAGTAGAGAATGAAGATGTAATGGTAAAGGACATTTGGGAAGTGTTACAGCATGCAGAGGGGATCGTGTTGCAGGATAATCCAAAAGAGCAGATTTATCCAACACCTTTAGCTGCAGAGGGTAAACAAGATGTATTTGTTGGTAGAGTTCGCAAGGATTTAGACAATAAACACGGGTTCCATCTATGGATTGTATCTGATAATTTATTAAAAGGCGCAGCTTGGAATACGGTACAAATCGCCCAAGAGTTAATTCAAAATAATTGGTTGCAACGATAG
- the dpaB gene encoding dipicolinate synthase subunit B: MRLKSKRIGFGLTGSHCTYDQVFPQMEKLMDLGAEVVPIVTYTVRTTDTKFGDAQDHMEKIQAITGKEIITTMPEAEPLGPKMPLDCMVIAPLTGNSLSKLANALTDSPVLMAAKATMRNQQPVVVGVSTNDALGLNGVNLMRLMASKFIYFVPYGQDDPYLKPNSLVAKMELIPETIESALEFKQLQPVIVPHRS, translated from the coding sequence ATGCGTTTAAAAAGTAAGAGAATTGGTTTTGGCTTAACAGGTTCCCATTGCACATATGACCAAGTTTTTCCACAAATGGAGAAATTAATGGATCTAGGTGCTGAAGTTGTTCCAATTGTAACATACACAGTAAGAACGACTGACACGAAGTTCGGTGATGCTCAGGACCATATGGAAAAGATTCAAGCCATTACTGGGAAAGAAATTATAACTACGATGCCTGAGGCAGAACCGCTAGGGCCTAAAATGCCATTAGATTGTATGGTCATTGCTCCGCTAACCGGAAATTCCTTAAGCAAACTTGCCAACGCTTTAACAGACTCACCAGTTTTAATGGCAGCTAAGGCAACAATGCGTAATCAACAACCTGTAGTAGTGGGTGTTTCTACAAACGATGCACTTGGTTTAAATGGAGTTAATCTAATGCGTTTAATGGCTAGTAAGTTTATTTACTTTGTTCCATATGGGCAAGATGATCCTTATTTAAAGCCAAACTCACTTGTTGCAAAAATGGAATTAATACCAGAGACTATTGAATCTGCACTTGAATTTAAACAACTACAACCAGTTATTGTTCCTCATCGAAGCTGA
- the dpaA gene encoding dipicolinic acid synthetase subunit A: MNRTIAIVGGDARYLELIRQLQALTDTTLLLIGFDKLEQGFTGLKQLAIDEVTPSELDAVILPITGTDSNGMVEPVFSEKKIHLSTNWFQQLKKSTIVFSGIANAYLKNAISKANIKLVPLLDRDDVAIYNSIPTAEGTIMMAIEHTDFTIHSSCVVVVGFGRVGHTVANKFSSLGAKVSVSATHMKDLARVTEMGLTAIPLDQLALHMQACDLLINTIPAPVIRKEEMKHLPSHAVIIDLASKPGGTDFTYAKQRGIKAMLARSLPSIVAPKTAGKILANVIKQEIIQNPY; encoded by the coding sequence ATGAACCGAACAATTGCAATAGTCGGCGGAGACGCCCGTTATTTAGAATTAATTCGCCAACTCCAAGCATTAACAGATACAACACTTTTGCTTATTGGGTTTGATAAATTAGAGCAAGGATTCACAGGCTTAAAACAATTGGCTATTGATGAAGTCACACCGAGCGAATTAGACGCGGTTATCTTACCTATAACTGGTACGGATTCTAATGGGATGGTAGAACCTGTTTTTTCAGAAAAAAAAATCCACCTCTCCACGAACTGGTTTCAACAACTGAAAAAATCAACAATTGTATTTTCTGGAATAGCCAATGCTTATTTGAAAAATGCCATAAGCAAAGCAAATATCAAGTTAGTTCCTCTGTTAGACCGAGATGATGTTGCTATATATAACTCTATTCCAACGGCAGAAGGTACGATTATGATGGCCATTGAACATACAGATTTCACGATCCATTCCTCCTGTGTCGTTGTAGTTGGGTTTGGCAGAGTGGGACATACGGTTGCAAATAAATTTTCTTCTCTAGGTGCAAAAGTATCCGTTAGCGCGACTCACATGAAAGATCTAGCAAGAGTAACTGAAATGGGCTTAACAGCAATCCCACTAGATCAATTAGCGCTTCATATGCAAGCGTGTGATTTACTGATTAACACTATCCCAGCTCCTGTAATTAGAAAAGAGGAGATGAAACATCTTCCATCGCATGCAGTTATCATTGACCTGGCTTCAAAGCCTGGAGGAACTGATTTTACGTATGCAAAACAGCGTGGTATTAAAGCCATGTTGGCGCGCAGTTTACCAAGTATAGTTGCACCTAAAACTGCAGGAAAAATATTAGCTAATGTTATAAAACAAGAAATCATTCAAAATCCGTATTGA
- a CDS encoding YlmC/YmxH family sporulation protein, whose amino-acid sequence MRYKEISGKEIVNVQEGARLGVLGQTDLEINETTGQIEAFIIPNYKWFGLKKEAEETKIRWNAIKKVGEDMIIIDTENSI is encoded by the coding sequence TTGCGGTATAAAGAAATAAGTGGAAAAGAAATTGTAAACGTACAAGAAGGAGCAAGGTTAGGCGTATTGGGACAAACAGATTTAGAAATTAATGAAACTACTGGTCAAATTGAAGCTTTTATTATTCCAAATTACAAATGGTTTGGTTTAAAAAAGGAAGCGGAAGAAACCAAAATTCGCTGGAATGCAATTAAAAAAGTGGGCGAGGATATGATTATTATCGATACAGAGAACAGTATATGA
- a CDS encoding M16 family metallopeptidase produces MIEKHTCKNGLRVVLEKVPTVRSVTIGIWILTGSRHEHAEINGISHFLEHMFFKGTKTRTAQDIAEEFDAIGGQVNAFTSKEYTCLYAKVVDTYKYKALDILADMYFHSQFQEEEMEKEKKVVYEEIKMYEDTPDDLVHDLLAKAAYGSHPLGLPILGTEEKLATFTPKMLEDYMQLRYTPDNVVISVAGNVDTSFIQTVEAYFGSYTFTKSSEALVKPTFLGEKIERYKDTEQVHLCLGYNGLAVHEAAIYSLIIMNNVLGGSMSSRLFQDVREKKGLAYSVFSYHSSYMDSGLLTIYAGTAKDQSEQLLHVIQKTIDKFITKGLSDKEIQSSKEQLKGSLLLGLESTTSRMSRNGKNELVLKEHYTLDEIVEMIDDVNHTHIQQVMDIVFQQSPSIALISPKGN; encoded by the coding sequence TTGATAGAAAAACACACTTGTAAAAATGGTTTACGTGTTGTACTAGAGAAAGTTCCTACAGTTCGTTCTGTCACGATAGGGATATGGATCCTAACGGGTTCACGTCATGAACATGCTGAAATAAACGGTATCTCCCATTTCTTAGAGCATATGTTTTTTAAAGGTACGAAAACACGAACTGCACAGGATATTGCAGAAGAATTTGATGCGATTGGTGGCCAAGTAAATGCATTTACATCAAAAGAATATACATGCTTGTATGCCAAAGTTGTTGATACATATAAGTATAAAGCTTTAGATATTTTAGCAGATATGTATTTCCACTCCCAATTTCAAGAAGAGGAAATGGAAAAAGAAAAGAAAGTCGTTTACGAGGAAATTAAAATGTATGAAGATACTCCAGATGATTTAGTGCATGATTTGCTTGCTAAGGCAGCTTATGGTAGCCATCCATTAGGGTTACCGATTCTAGGGACGGAAGAAAAGCTAGCTACGTTCACACCTAAGATGCTAGAAGATTATATGCAATTAAGGTATACACCGGATAATGTGGTTATTTCGGTTGCAGGTAATGTAGATACTTCTTTTATTCAAACAGTTGAAGCGTATTTTGGGAGCTACACATTTACAAAATCATCTGAAGCCCTTGTTAAACCAACCTTTCTTGGTGAAAAGATTGAGCGCTATAAAGATACGGAGCAGGTTCATTTGTGTTTAGGATACAACGGCTTAGCAGTCCATGAAGCCGCTATTTATAGCTTGATCATTATGAATAATGTGTTAGGCGGAAGTATGAGTTCTAGATTATTTCAAGATGTTAGAGAGAAAAAAGGATTAGCCTATTCCGTTTTCTCTTATCATTCTTCTTATATGGATAGCGGACTACTAACCATATACGCCGGCACCGCAAAAGATCAATCGGAGCAATTACTTCACGTCATACAAAAAACAATTGATAAATTTATTACTAAGGGTTTATCTGATAAAGAAATACAAAGTAGTAAGGAGCAATTAAAAGGAAGTCTGCTTTTAGGCCTGGAAAGTACAACTAGTCGCATGAGCAGAAATGGGAAAAATGAGTTGGTTTTAAAAGAACATTATACATTAGATGAAATAGTAGAAATGATTGATGATGTGAACCATACTCATATTCAACAGGTTATGGATATTGTTTTTCAACAATCACCATCTATTGCATTAATATCTCCAAAAGGAAATTAG
- a CDS encoding polysaccharide deacetylase family protein — translation MRRYRNLLHVVVFVIIVGLTFDMNKNPFIPVESPVIIQTSKTTDPLYEEIKQKAKKYEEPAKNAYIDKVWKKTPGRNGLTVNVEKSYTKMKRKDEGFQESLLVFDQITPEVGLKDLPASPIYRGHPEKKMVSFLINVSWGEEYIPDMLSILKDNGVKASFFIEGKWAKNNAELVKMIAEQGHLIGNHAYNHPDMDKLSNQSIVDQIVQTNDILKAITGSTPKWFAPPSGSYNSHVVEVSNHLKMETVLWTVDTIDWKNPSVSVMLNRVNEKLHPGATILMHPTEATKRGLKQLISSIKEKNYKLNTIEKLVETKR, via the coding sequence ATGCGGCGATATCGAAATTTACTTCATGTTGTTGTGTTTGTTATTATAGTAGGGCTTACCTTTGATATGAATAAAAACCCATTTATCCCAGTCGAATCACCTGTTATTATCCAAACTTCGAAAACTACTGACCCACTATACGAAGAAATTAAACAAAAAGCAAAAAAGTATGAAGAACCTGCGAAAAATGCATATATTGACAAAGTTTGGAAAAAGACTCCCGGGAGAAATGGTTTAACAGTTAATGTAGAAAAATCATATACAAAAATGAAACGTAAGGATGAAGGTTTTCAAGAATCGCTGTTAGTATTCGATCAAATTACTCCCGAAGTTGGTTTAAAAGATTTACCTGCATCTCCGATTTATCGAGGACATCCCGAGAAAAAAATGGTGTCATTCTTAATAAATGTATCGTGGGGAGAAGAATACATTCCTGATATGCTTTCTATTTTAAAAGACAATGGAGTAAAAGCATCTTTCTTTATTGAAGGGAAATGGGCGAAAAACAATGCTGAATTAGTTAAAATGATTGCAGAACAGGGTCATCTCATTGGTAATCATGCGTATAATCATCCAGATATGGATAAGTTATCCAATCAAAGCATCGTTGATCAAATCGTACAGACCAACGATATTTTAAAAGCGATAACTGGTTCAACTCCGAAATGGTTTGCTCCTCCGAGTGGTAGCTATAATAGTCACGTGGTGGAAGTTAGCAATCATCTTAAAATGGAAACAGTACTATGGACGGTGGATACAATTGATTGGAAGAACCCGTCTGTTTCTGTTATGCTTAACCGAGTGAATGAAAAACTTCACCCTGGAGCCACAATTTTAATGCACCCTACAGAAGCAACTAAAAGAGGATTAAAGCAATTAATATCCTCTATTAAAGAAAAAAACTATAAGTTAAATACGATAGAAAAATTGGTAGAAACGAAGCGATAA